A genomic region of Methanobrevibacter oralis contains the following coding sequences:
- a CDS encoding amino acid ABC transporter ATP-binding protein has product MSLLEIKNLKKSFNDEVVLKDISLNVEKGEVLCIIGPSGAGKSTLLRCITGLETKNSGLINFDGTFGLVFQNFNLFPHHSVMKNITNAPIRVQKRDKKEVYETARDLLKKMGLENKENAYPCELSGGQQQRVSIARALAMNPDILFFDEPTSALDPELTGEILTVIRDLASMKMTMVIVTHEMSFAQNVADTIIFMNDGVIAEKGSPEEVFTCENPRMKEFLGKFHD; this is encoded by the coding sequence ATGAGTTTATTAGAAATTAAAAATCTTAAAAAAAGTTTTAATGATGAAGTAGTTCTTAAAGATATCTCTCTTAATGTTGAAAAAGGTGAAGTATTATGTATTATTGGACCATCTGGGGCGGGTAAATCCACTTTACTTAGGTGTATTACAGGTCTTGAAACAAAAAATAGTGGTTTAATTAATTTTGATGGAACATTTGGATTAGTTTTCCAGAATTTTAATTTATTTCCTCATCATTCTGTTATGAAAAACATTACAAATGCACCTATTCGTGTTCAAAAAAGAGATAAGAAGGAAGTTTATGAAACTGCCCGTGATTTACTTAAAAAGATGGGACTAGAAAATAAAGAGAATGCTTATCCTTGTGAATTATCGGGTGGTCAACAACAAAGGGTTTCAATAGCTCGTGCATTGGCTATGAATCCCGATATCTTATTTTTTGATGAACCTACCTCGGCATTAGATCCAGAATTAACTGGTGAAATTTTAACTGTTATTCGTGATTTAGCTAGTATGAAGATGACTATGGTAATTGTAACTCATGAAATGAGTTTTGCTCAAAATGTTGCTGATACAATTATTTTCATGAATGATGGTGTGATTGCTGAAAAGGGTAGTCCTGAAGAGGTATTTACTTGTGAAAATCCTAGAATGAAAGAATTTTTAGGTAAATTTCATGATTAA
- a CDS encoding zinc-ribbon domain-containing protein — translation MLCPKCKTENSDSAKFCKTCGAPLNSKTMSHKNVINSFSSDEINNKNKKILIAILAIVVVSLAGAFIFSSGILGSNEIPLETQNFEIFKIDAPVGSKFIEYTSMPSYANIGGFILLENVGNYSQEVFMLGVSTLEFSLPPSNFALVDGEGDIKIYENSSVNLYLVERTIDGYTFSLMGNNLDLLKKMINSVEITDKNALAKQSSSQSTSNNNPTSSSNPTSSPLTIQGGSFSTGSGLSDKTEASIYVGSEHAGEKVTIQIYYSRDGNSLNSGNMVQKTVDSSGYIHVNSADSYKYYPDYATVNVYDSSGNLQDSVSVNLSPTSGTQTF, via the coding sequence ATGTTATGTCCAAAGTGTAAAACAGAAAATAGTGATTCGGCTAAGTTTTGTAAGACTTGTGGTGCACCTCTTAATTCAAAAACAATGAGCCATAAAAATGTAATTAATTCTTTTAGTTCTGATGAAATTAATAATAAAAATAAAAAGATTTTAATAGCTATTTTGGCTATTGTTGTTGTTAGTTTAGCTGGTGCTTTTATATTTTCTTCTGGAATTTTAGGTTCAAATGAAATACCTTTAGAAACACAAAATTTTGAAATATTTAAAATTGATGCTCCTGTTGGTTCTAAGTTCATTGAGTATACTTCAATGCCTAGTTATGCTAATATTGGTGGTTTTATTCTTCTTGAAAATGTTGGAAACTATTCACAAGAGGTATTTATGTTAGGAGTTTCAACATTAGAATTTTCTCTACCTCCATCTAATTTTGCTCTTGTTGATGGTGAGGGCGATATTAAAATTTATGAAAATTCATCGGTTAATTTGTATTTGGTGGAAAGGACTATTGATGGTTATACATTTTCTTTAATGGGTAATAATCTTGATTTATTAAAAAAGATGATTAATTCAGTTGAAATCACTGATAAAAATGCTTTAGCTAAGCAAAGTAGTTCTCAATCGACAAGTAACAACAACCCAACATCAAGTTCTAATCCAACTAGTTCTCCTTTAACTATTCAAGGTGGTAGTTTTTCAACAGGAAGTGGTTTATCTGATAAAACTGAGGCGTCTATTTATGTAGGTTCTGAACATGCTGGTGAAAAAGTTACAATTCAGATTTATTACAGTCGTGATGGTAATTCATTGAATAGTGGTAACATGGTTCAAAAAACTGTGGATTCATCAGGTTATATTCATGTAAATAGTGCTGATTCTTATAAGTATTATCCTGATTATGCTACAGTTAATGTTTATGATTCAAGTGGAAATCTTCAAGATAGTGTTAGTGTTAATTTAAGTCCAACTAGTGGAACTCAAACATTTTAA
- a CDS encoding zinc ribbon domain-containing protein gives MLCPKCKIENSDNAKFCKSCGTPLAKKTIDHKSVIESVSSNNSSNSDNKKMIMAILAIVVIVLAGTFVYSSGILSQDNNPNSVEVPLSNSNRSVEVPVRNSENSQATTQSTKIELKTQNFGDVIKMSVPKSSNFIEDGSDMSIVFYSYRNTGDYSYDAYALMFCPIKPDMSDNFNFIKVDGDVKVYTYKDNSKFYVVEKSIDGCYFSLMGDNLDLLEKMINSIEVTNKDALSYSTSSYYDTSSNLPLSILGGSISTGSGLSDKTEASIYVGSNHAGEKVTIQIYYSRDGNSLNNGNMVQKTVDSSGYIHVNSADSYKYYPDSAIINIYDSNGNMQDSVTVSLTPNSGKQTF, from the coding sequence TTGTTATGTCCAAAGTGTAAAATTGAAAATAGTGATAATGCAAAGTTTTGTAAAAGCTGTGGAACACCTTTAGCTAAAAAAACTATTGATCATAAAAGTGTCATTGAATCTGTAAGTTCTAATAATTCTTCAAATAGTGATAATAAAAAGATGATAATGGCTATTTTGGCTATCGTAGTTATTGTTTTAGCGGGTACTTTTGTGTATTCTTCGGGTATTTTATCTCAAGATAATAATCCTAATAGTGTTGAGGTTCCTTTATCTAATTCTAACAGAAGTGTTGAAGTTCCTGTAAGAAATAGTGAAAATTCACAAGCAACAACCCAATCCACGAAAATTGAATTAAAAACTCAGAATTTTGGTGATGTTATAAAAATGTCAGTTCCTAAATCTTCTAATTTTATTGAAGATGGATCTGATATGAGTATTGTATTTTATTCTTATAGAAATACTGGTGATTATTCATATGATGCATATGCTTTAATGTTTTGCCCTATCAAACCGGATATGTCTGATAATTTTAATTTCATTAAAGTTGATGGTGATGTTAAGGTATACACATATAAAGATAATAGTAAGTTTTATGTTGTGGAAAAATCAATTGATGGATGTTATTTCTCATTAATGGGTGATAATTTAGATCTCTTAGAGAAAATGATTAATTCCATTGAAGTTACAAATAAAGATGCATTATCTTATTCAACTTCTAGCTATTATGATACTTCGTCTAATTTACCTTTAAGCATTTTAGGAGGTAGTATTAGTACTGGTAGTGGTTTATCTGATAAAACTGAGGCGTCTATTTATGTAGGTTCTAATCATGCTGGTGAGAAAGTTACAATTCAGATTTATTACAGTCGTGATGGTAATTCATTGAATAATGGGAATATGGTTCAAAAAACTGTGGATTCATCAGGTTATATTCATGTAAATAGTGCTGATTCTTATAAGTATTATCCTGATTCTGCAATTATTAATATCTATGATTCAAATGGAAATATGCAGGATAGTGTAACTGTTAGTTTAACTCCAAATAGCGGTAAACAAACGTTTTAA
- a CDS encoding uracil-DNA glycosylase produces MIGNDWDILLKDEFNKDYFKNLEEFVLNEYNTKTIYPPFGDIFNAFKLTPFSEVKVVILGQDPYHEKGQAHGLAFSTPPNRPIPRSLKNIFKEIANEYGYPIPDSGCLESWANQGVFLLNTVLTVEEGNANSHSKCGWQTFTNNVIKLLNKKESPIVFLLWGKQAEVKKELLNNPSHLVLVTSHPSPFSARRGFFKSNHFKLANDFLKKNNISQINWKL; encoded by the coding sequence ATGATAGGTAATGATTGGGATATACTTTTAAAAGATGAATTTAATAAGGATTATTTTAAAAATTTAGAGGAATTTGTATTAAACGAGTATAATACTAAAACTATTTATCCTCCTTTTGGTGATATTTTCAATGCATTTAAATTAACTCCTTTTAGTGAAGTTAAAGTAGTTATTTTAGGTCAAGATCCATATCATGAGAAAGGTCAGGCTCATGGGCTTGCTTTTTCAACACCACCCAATAGACCTATTCCTCGTTCTCTTAAAAATATTTTTAAGGAGATTGCTAATGAGTATGGTTATCCTATTCCTGATTCTGGTTGTTTAGAGTCATGGGCTAACCAAGGAGTTTTTTTGTTAAATACTGTTTTAACTGTTGAGGAAGGTAATGCTAATTCTCATAGTAAATGTGGTTGGCAGACTTTTACTAATAATGTTATTAAACTTTTAAACAAAAAAGAAAGTCCTATTGTTTTTTTATTATGGGGAAAACAAGCTGAAGTTAAAAAGGAGTTATTAAATAATCCTAGTCATTTGGTTTTAGTTACTTCTCATCCAAGTCCATTTTCTGCTAGACGTGGATTTTTTAAATCTAATCATTTTAAATTAGCTAATGACTTTCTAAAAAAGAATAATATTTCTCAAATTAATTGGAAATTATAA
- a CDS encoding manganese efflux pump MntP, whose product MTTNLLSIIVVAIALAMDAFSVSLTKGFSQKNLENKHILYYGLFFGGFQFMMPVFGFLCGNTISSLISSFSPIVGFILLLAIGLNMIRESLSGGEEISDEFSFKELTLLAIATSIDAFAVGITFALLNDPLLLSCFIIGIVAFIFGVCGIFIGRKVGDYFGDKFQIVGGIVLILIGVKILLGI is encoded by the coding sequence ATGACAACAAATTTGCTTTCAATAATAGTTGTAGCCATAGCTCTTGCTATGGATGCATTTAGTGTATCCTTAACAAAAGGATTTTCCCAGAAGAACTTAGAAAATAAACATATTTTATATTACGGATTATTTTTTGGTGGTTTTCAATTTATGATGCCTGTATTTGGCTTTTTATGTGGAAATACCATCAGCTCATTAATTTCATCTTTTTCTCCAATTGTTGGATTTATACTTCTTTTAGCAATTGGATTAAATATGATTAGAGAAAGTTTAAGTGGAGGTGAAGAAATAAGTGATGAATTTAGTTTTAAAGAATTAACCTTACTTGCCATTGCAACTAGTATTGATGCTTTTGCTGTGGGAATTACATTTGCACTTTTAAATGATCCTCTTTTATTATCCTGTTTTATAATTGGAATCGTTGCTTTTATATTCGGTGTATGTGGAATATTCATTGGAAGAAAAGTTGGAGATTACTTTGGAGATAAATTCCAAATTGTTGGTGGAATCGTACTTATCCTAATTGGTGTTAAAATTTTACTTGGAATATAA
- a CDS encoding SLAC1 family transporter: MNKFFNNLPLSISGIMLAILSLGNIFEKFKYIFLALGFIILLLLIFKLIFSFNSFKSELDTVIGLSSFGTFSMSLMSISAYFAPFTQSSVLLWYLAILIHIVIIICFTKKYLFDSFNIEDVHASWWIVYIGLTMASITSPAHSFSEYAYIFFNFTFALMIPTLILISYRYFKFPLKEDSAKPLICIYTALFSILLVGYVSSYEIDKVFITVIYIIAIIFYIFSFYNFVINQKIEFYPTFAAFTFPFVISAIATKDVYNVFQLDFLGFISTFENLIALILVIYISSLFFKHYFTSITK, translated from the coding sequence ATGAACAAATTCTTTAATAACTTACCATTATCTATTAGTGGGATAATGCTTGCGATTTTATCATTAGGAAATATTTTCGAGAAGTTTAAATATATATTTTTAGCTTTAGGATTTATTATTCTATTATTACTTATTTTTAAGCTAATTTTTTCATTTAATTCTTTTAAAAGTGAATTAGATACAGTTATTGGATTAAGTAGTTTTGGTACTTTTTCAATGAGCCTAATGAGTATTAGTGCTTATTTTGCACCATTTACTCAAAGTTCAGTTCTTTTATGGTATTTAGCTATTTTAATTCATATTGTAATAATAATTTGTTTTACTAAAAAATACCTTTTTGATAGTTTTAATATTGAAGATGTTCATGCTTCATGGTGGATTGTCTATATTGGTCTTACAATGGCATCAATTACTTCTCCAGCACATAGCTTTAGTGAGTATGCATATATTTTCTTTAATTTCACTTTCGCATTAATGATACCTACATTAATATTGATTTCATACAGATACTTTAAGTTTCCTTTAAAGGAGGATAGTGCAAAACCATTAATTTGTATTTACACTGCATTATTTTCAATCCTTCTTGTAGGATATGTTAGTTCATATGAAATTGACAAAGTTTTCATAACTGTTATCTACATAATAGCAATAATATTTTATATTTTCTCATTTTACAACTTTGTAATTAATCAAAAAATAGAATTTTATCCAACATTTGCTGCATTTACATTTCCATTTGTAATATCAGCAATTGCAACAAAAGACGTTTATAATGTGTTTCAACTAGATTTTCTAGGATTCATATCAACGTTTGAAAATCTAATTGCATTAATACTTGTAATTTATATTTCATCATTATTTTTTAAACACTATTTTACTAGCATCACTAAGTAA
- a CDS encoding NUDIX domain-containing protein, protein MNDKWGLTVRGICEIDGEILLLKIRSKSKHDSHKWEIPGGKVKKGEFFDEALRREYLEETGLEIFIENLFDAIQRDYTACKSGEEVKSIQLIMKVNAKSKNVKISAEHEDYKWFSKEEINELYNQDLLSDASKIVFKK, encoded by the coding sequence ATGAATGACAAATGGGGATTAACAGTTCGTGGAATCTGTGAAATTGATGGTGAAATTTTACTTTTAAAAATTAGATCTAAATCTAAACATGACTCTCATAAATGGGAAATTCCTGGTGGAAAAGTTAAAAAAGGAGAATTTTTTGATGAAGCCTTAAGAAGAGAATACCTGGAAGAAACCGGTTTAGAGATTTTTATTGAAAATTTATTTGATGCTATTCAAAGAGATTATACTGCTTGTAAAAGTGGTGAGGAAGTTAAATCTATTCAACTTATTATGAAGGTTAATGCAAAATCTAAGAATGTTAAAATTAGTGCAGAACATGAAGATTACAAATGGTTTAGTAAAGAGGAAATAAACGAACTTTATAATCAGGATTTACTTAGTGATGCTAGTAAAATAGTGTTTAAAAAATAA
- a CDS encoding DMT family transporter has protein sequence MNSWIYLIIAGIFEMGWVISLELSQNFTKINYIVLTTILMIFSIVFLSFSFKTISMGTAYACWTGIGAVGVILIGILFFNESTNFLRILFITLIVLGIIGLKLTNS, from the coding sequence ATGAATTCATGGATTTATTTAATAATAGCTGGTATTTTTGAAATGGGCTGGGTTATTTCACTTGAACTTTCCCAAAATTTTACAAAAATTAATTATATCGTTTTAACTACTATTTTAATGATTTTTAGTATTGTTTTTTTATCATTTTCATTTAAAACTATTTCGATGGGGACGGCTTATGCTTGTTGGACTGGAATTGGAGCTGTTGGTGTGATACTTATTGGAATATTATTTTTTAATGAATCAACAAATTTTTTAAGAATATTATTCATCACTTTGATTGTTTTAGGAATTATTGGTTTAAAATTAACTAATTCATAA
- a CDS encoding NAD(P)H-dependent glycerol-3-phosphate dehydrogenase — MSLKIGVVGAGAMGTAISQIVAENTNELLLYAKRKEICDMINQTRYNLEYYPNIELHRNITAVNDLNDLKECEIIFLCIPSSTMREIVEKLNEIIPPECILVSTAKGLEHSTNKRMSEIIEEVIKRPAVVLSGPNIASEMMKSLFSATTIASSNENYLDKVYLALSSNKFKINKNNDIIGTEYCGIIKNVLAISQGILEGMDINANARFAVFTKSYTETKEIIEELGGLRKTVDDYCGFGDIITASTLNVSRNHTLGVLRGQNLIIDEKASGVLFEGKNTSKILKRICDDLNINALTVDFVHEIIIENENPKEAFMKLWNKL; from the coding sequence ATGTCTTTAAAAATTGGTGTGGTTGGTGCAGGAGCTATGGGAACTGCAATCTCACAAATTGTAGCTGAAAATACTAATGAACTTTTATTATATGCTAAGAGAAAAGAAATTTGTGATATGATCAATCAAACAAGATATAATTTAGAATACTATCCAAATATAGAATTACATAGAAATATAACTGCTGTCAATGATTTAAACGATTTAAAGGAATGCGAAATTATTTTCTTGTGTATTCCTTCGTCAACTATGAGAGAAATTGTTGAAAAATTAAATGAAATAATTCCACCTGAGTGTATTTTAGTTAGCACAGCTAAAGGTTTAGAACATTCTACTAATAAAAGAATGAGTGAAATAATTGAAGAAGTGATTAAAAGACCTGCAGTTGTGTTATCAGGACCGAATATTGCATCTGAAATGATGAAAAGTTTATTTAGTGCAACAACAATTGCAAGTTCCAATGAAAATTATTTAGATAAAGTATATTTAGCACTATCAAGTAATAAATTCAAAATAAATAAAAATAATGATATTATTGGAACTGAATATTGTGGTATTATTAAAAATGTTTTAGCAATTTCACAAGGTATTTTAGAGGGAATGGATATTAATGCTAATGCTAGATTTGCGGTTTTTACTAAGAGTTACACAGAAACAAAAGAGATAATTGAGGAATTAGGTGGTCTTAGAAAAACAGTAGATGATTATTGTGGTTTTGGAGATATAATAACTGCATCTACATTAAATGTAAGTAGAAATCATACTTTAGGTGTTCTTCGAGGACAAAATCTTATAATAGATGAAAAAGCATCTGGTGTGTTATTTGAAGGTAAAAACACATCTAAAATCCTAAAAAGAATATGTGATGATTTAAATATCAATGCTTTAACTGTTGATTTTGTTCATGAAATAATTATTGAAAACGAAAATCCAAAAGAAGCATTTATGAAATTATGGAATAAACTATGA
- a CDS encoding IspD/TarI family cytidylyltransferase yields MVFAAILAGGIGKRLNCQEPKQFLKIHGIPILAHSIEKFVRVDEFKKIIISSPKEYINETQELVNNYFPLDKRLIVIEGGVERRDTILNSIDYALKNGANDDSVLATHDAARIFASPDLIKKSIKYAQKYGAASPVIPATDVIFESKNGSKLDFVPLRENLYHSQTPQTFNIKKYLKIYNDLEFDEIEKLDEAMVLFNMKDEYVHLFVGEKSNFKITRPFDVKIAETMFND; encoded by the coding sequence ATGGTATTTGCTGCAATATTAGCTGGAGGAATTGGTAAAAGATTAAATTGCCAAGAACCAAAACAATTTTTAAAAATTCATGGAATTCCAATTTTAGCTCATTCAATTGAAAAATTTGTTAGGGTAGATGAATTTAAAAAAATAATCATATCATCTCCAAAAGAATATATTAATGAAACTCAAGAATTAGTTAATAACTATTTTCCTTTAGATAAACGTTTAATTGTAATTGAAGGAGGAGTTGAAAGAAGAGATACAATATTAAATTCAATTGATTATGCTTTAAAAAATGGAGCAAATGATGATTCAGTTTTAGCAACACATGATGCAGCTAGGATTTTTGCAAGTCCTGATTTAATTAAAAAAAGCATAAAATATGCTCAAAAGTACGGTGCAGCAAGCCCAGTCATCCCTGCAACAGACGTGATTTTTGAGAGTAAAAATGGATCTAAACTTGATTTTGTGCCTTTAAGAGAAAATCTATATCATTCACAAACTCCACAAACATTTAATATTAAAAAATATTTAAAAATTTATAATGATTTGGAATTTGATGAAATTGAGAAATTAGATGAAGCAATGGTTTTATTTAATATGAAAGATGAATATGTTCATTTATTTGTAGGTGAAAAATCTAATTTTAAGATTACAAGACCATTTGATGTAAAAATAGCTGAAACAATGTTTAATGATTAA
- a CDS encoding LicD family protein, whose amino-acid sequence MRKIKKYDDDTLKHLQKVSLMILKDFIEICEENDLTYFVYGGTLLGAIRHQGFIPWDDDVDVIMFRKDFDKLNEIFLKDNNPKYDFFNVINEEDYFYTFGRLGLKGTKFEEWWAKQVNYETQIFIDIFILDNIPNNKIKRFFQKYLSFILNQLTIYSVIKYENFSRIKEIIQRSLYYLLKIIPIKSTSIKQKCVNMFSKYKDENCEELCDFPAICQMPIYNKDDFKHIKKFKFEDIEVNVPNNYDKVLTRIYGDYMELPPKDKRFAFAPEKIDFGKY is encoded by the coding sequence ATGAGAAAAATAAAAAAATATGATGATGATACTCTAAAACATTTGCAAAAGGTTTCATTAATGATTTTAAAAGACTTTATTGAAATTTGTGAAGAAAATGATTTAACATATTTTGTTTATGGGGGTACTTTACTTGGAGCTATAAGACATCAAGGTTTCATACCTTGGGATGATGATGTTGATGTAATCATGTTTAGAAAAGATTTTGATAAATTAAACGAAATATTTTTGAAAGACAATAATCCTAAATATGATTTTTTTAATGTTATTAATGAGGAAGATTATTTTTATACATTTGGAAGATTAGGTTTAAAAGGTACAAAATTTGAGGAATGGTGGGCAAAACAGGTAAATTATGAAACTCAAATTTTTATTGATATTTTTATATTGGATAATATTCCCAATAATAAAATTAAAAGATTTTTTCAGAAGTATCTAAGTTTTATTCTTAATCAACTTACAATATATTCTGTTATAAAATATGAGAATTTTTCAAGAATTAAGGAAATTATTCAACGTTCTTTATATTATTTATTAAAGATTATCCCCATCAAATCTACTAGTATTAAGCAAAAATGTGTTAATATGTTTTCTAAGTATAAAGATGAAAATTGTGAGGAATTATGTGACTTTCCAGCTATTTGTCAAATGCCAATTTATAATAAGGATGATTTTAAACATATTAAAAAGTTTAAATTTGAAGATATTGAGGTTAATGTTCCAAATAATTATGATAAAGTTTTAACACGTATTTATGGAGATTATATGGAATTACCTCCTAAGGATAAACGATTTGCATTTGCTCCTGAAAAAATTGATTTTGGAAAATATTAA
- a CDS encoding LicD family protein gives MFYIKEGSEDLKHLQKVLLMILKDFIEICEENDLNYYVCGGTALGAVRHNGFIPWDDDVDVYLFRKDYEKFLEIVSKKENDKYTFVNVKTHDDYFLYFTKMMLNGTKFEEWWANQVNFKSQIFIDIFVLDNITDNRFKRFFQVKICRILDRLTTIAAIKLEGYPKFVQIPSNIIHNIFKLLKIKPITISNLNLKLMKINKDDNSKMVCDFSEVGQPAVYERKDFGKPIKIKFESIEVNVAQNYNYTLSKIYGDYMKIPDKKDRINHKISELDFGIY, from the coding sequence ATGTTTTATATTAAAGAAGGATCTGAAGATTTGAAACATTTACAAAAAGTTTTATTAATGATTTTAAAAGATTTTATTGAAATTTGTGAAGAAAATGATTTAAATTATTATGTATGTGGCGGTACTGCATTAGGAGCAGTTCGTCATAATGGTTTTATACCTTGGGATGATGATGTTGATGTATATTTATTTAGAAAAGATTATGAAAAATTCTTAGAAATTGTTTCTAAAAAAGAAAATGATAAATATACTTTTGTTAATGTTAAAACGCATGATGATTATTTTCTTTATTTTACTAAAATGATGTTAAATGGTACAAAATTTGAAGAGTGGTGGGCTAATCAGGTAAATTTCAAATCTCAGATTTTCATAGATATTTTTGTTTTAGACAACATTACTGATAATCGTTTTAAACGTTTTTTTCAGGTAAAAATTTGTAGAATTTTAGATAGATTAACTACAATAGCTGCAATTAAATTAGAGGGTTATCCTAAGTTTGTACAAATACCTTCAAATATTATTCATAATATTTTTAAATTACTAAAAATTAAACCTATTACAATAAGTAATTTGAATTTAAAATTGATGAAAATTAATAAAGATGATAATTCAAAAATGGTATGTGACTTTTCAGAGGTTGGTCAACCTGCGGTTTATGAAAGAAAAGATTTTGGAAAACCAATTAAAATAAAATTTGAATCAATTGAGGTAAATGTAGCTCAAAATTATAATTATACTTTATCAAAAATTTATGGAGATTATATGAAGATTCCAGATAAAAAAGATAGAATTAATCATAAAATATCTGAACTTGATTTTGGAATATATTGA
- the aepX gene encoding phosphoenolpyruvate mutase, whose amino-acid sequence MTLNNPIVYTCFCTDIIHEGHLNLIKEAKKYGDVIVGVLCDSEMVKYNQFPLKSTEQRMEIVKNISGIKDVVVQNEIMYDNIIKEIRPDYVIHGNNWEEDSMKLIRKNIIEVTSRYGGELIEIPYTFNEHVQKIDKQMKEKLAMPELRRARLKRLLDIVPIVKTIEVHSGLTGLIAEKTVLADGEVIDQFEAMWVSSLCDSTEKGKPDIELVDMTSRFRTINDIMEVTTKPIIFDGDTGGIAEHFVYTVRSLERMGVSAIIIEDKVGLKKNSLFGTDVEQTQDDIEHFCEKIAAGKKAQISDDFMIIARIESLILEKGMDDALKRAFAFRDAGADGIMIHSRKKDPSEILEFCDKFRDEDQKTPIVVVPSSFNSITESELKKHGVNIVIYANQLLRAAFPAMQDAAKSILKHHRAEEIDNKLMSIKDIITLIDEI is encoded by the coding sequence ATGACATTAAATAATCCAATTGTTTATACTTGTTTTTGCACAGATATAATTCATGAGGGACATTTAAATTTAATAAAAGAAGCTAAAAAATATGGTGATGTAATTGTAGGTGTTCTTTGTGATTCAGAAATGGTTAAATATAATCAATTTCCACTAAAGAGTACTGAGCAACGTATGGAGATAGTTAAAAATATTTCTGGTATTAAAGATGTTGTTGTTCAAAATGAAATTATGTATGATAATATAATTAAAGAAATTCGCCCAGATTATGTTATTCATGGAAATAATTGGGAAGAAGACTCCATGAAGCTTATAAGAAAAAACATTATCGAAGTTACAAGTCGATATGGTGGTGAGCTTATTGAGATTCCATATACTTTCAATGAACATGTTCAAAAAATTGATAAACAAATGAAAGAAAAACTTGCTATGCCTGAACTTAGAAGAGCAAGATTAAAAAGATTACTTGATATTGTTCCGATTGTAAAAACTATTGAAGTTCATAGTGGTTTAACTGGTTTAATTGCTGAAAAAACAGTTCTTGCTGATGGTGAGGTTATAGACCAGTTTGAAGCAATGTGGGTATCTAGTTTATGTGATAGTACGGAAAAAGGAAAACCTGATATTGAACTTGTTGATATGACTTCAAGATTTAGAACAATAAATGACATTATGGAGGTTACTACAAAACCAATTATCTTTGATGGAGATACAGGAGGTATTGCGGAACATTTTGTTTATACAGTTAGGTCTCTTGAGAGAATGGGAGTTTCTGCAATTATAATTGAAGATAAAGTAGGATTAAAGAAAAATTCACTTTTTGGAACTGATGTTGAGCAAACACAAGATGATATAGAACACTTTTGTGAAAAAATTGCTGCAGGTAAAAAAGCACAAATTTCTGATGATTTCATGATTATTGCAAGAATTGAAAGTTTGATTCTCGAAAAAGGAATGGATGATGCGCTTAAAAGAGCATTTGCATTTAGGGATGCAGGTGCTGATGGAATCATGATTCACAGTAGAAAAAAAGACCCTTCTGAAATCTTAGAATTCTGTGATAAATTTAGAGATGAAGATCAAAAAACTCCAATTGTTGTAGTTCCATCATCTTTTAATTCAATCACTGAATCAGAACTTAAAAAACATGGTGTTAATATTGTAATATATGCAAATCAACTATTAAGGGCGGCTTTTCCAGCAATGCAAGATGCTGCAAAAAGTATTCTTAAACATCATAGAGCAGAAGAAATTGATAATAAACTCATGTCTATTAAAGATATAATAACATTAATTGATGAGATATAA